The sequence AGTATCTGACACGATTGGTAACGTTAAAAGTGGTCTCTAGTAGATAATGATGTTTAGGGAAGTTTTTTGGAAATATGTTCCTTTCAGTTACGCTATTAGGCATTTGTTATGCATTATAAGATTATACTATTTCCCTGTCGATTTTCTTGTATAATTTATTTACTCTGATGCTTATTATTCGTAAACTCGTCTGGGCAGATTCTAAAACGTGTTCAATCAATGGGAAGAAGAACACGGTTGCTTATGTTGGTTTTGCAATTATGGGTTTGTGTCTGGTTCTTATACTCTTGGGAATACTATGGTGGAGACGGTATTCAAACGGCAAAAAAAGCAACGCTGATGACAAAGGTATGATACAATCGAATTCATTAATTTAGTTGAGGCTATAAAGTACAGTATTATGTGTTTAGCCCCTTATGCTTCGTACAATATTCTATTAATGTTGAGAACAATAACAATCTATTATGCACTGTTTTGAACAGATTTTGAAGGGCTGAAGTTAACCACCGTATCATTTTCATTTAAACAACTAAAAACTGCAACAAGAAACTTTGATGCCACAAACAAAATAGGAGAAGGTGGCTTCGGGCCTGTTTATAAGGCAATAACTTAGAATACCCTCATGGATTTTATGATCTTACTTTTTGTTTGTAATGTAATGTGTCTATGTAAACTAAGTCAAGTTGATTAATGCAGGGTACGCTACGTGATGGCACCGTAATTGCTGTAAAGCAGCTTTCTTCTTGTTCAAGACAAGGAAATCGTGAATTTTTAAACGAAATCGGTGTAATATCTTGTTTACAGCACCCAAATCTTGTAAAGCTTCATGGATGTTGTATTGAAGATGATCAACTATTGCTTGTGTACGAGTACATGGAAAACAATAGCCTTGCGAGTGCTCTATTCGGTGAGTCAACTAAAGTTCTCTATTCTTGATCCTCCTTTTGTATTTGGTGTTTTTGTTACTAGTCACATGATATTATTCAGTATAAACAGATTCGAATAAAAGTGGATTCATGTTGGATTGGGCAACAAGGTTCAAGATTTGTGTTGGGATTGCTAGAGGTTTAGCATTTCTTCATGAAGAATCAAGACTTAAAATTGTACATAGAGACATAAAGGCTACAAATGTGCTTCTCGATAAAGATCTGAATCCAAAAATATCAGATTTCGGTTTGGCTAGGCTAGATGAAGATGAGAAGACGCATGTAAGCACACGAGTTGCTGGAACAATGTaattcttcttcgccttcttataCGTTTCAGCAATTCAAGTTTTAATCTCTATTTGATTTCTTACTTCACAACTAGAACTGACAAAACGGGTAATTCTATATGCACGGGTCGGGTTGAAAAAATGCAGAGGCTACATGGCACCAGAATATGCACTTTGGGGTCACTTGAGTTACAAGGCAGATGTATACAGTTTtggagttgtagctttggaaattgTGAGCGGCAAGAATAACAACAAATACATACCAAACAATGATAGTGTTTGTCTACTAGATTGGGTACTCTTTTCATTCCCCTACCTATCTCCATTTTTTAAAGATATAAATGTATTGCAAATTTGCTACACCATCTATGACAACATACACAGAAAGATCATTACATTTAATAAGCAATTAAATATCCTTAACAAGTTAACATATATTTGTAGGCTTGTCGTTTACAAACTAGTAAACAATACGAGGAGCTACTTGACGAGAGGCTAGAGTCAAAAGTCAACAAAGAAGAAGCAGAAGTTGTTGTAAAAGTTGCACTTTTGTGCACAAATGGATCTCCTCAAATTAGGCCAACTATGTCTGAGGTAGTCAGTATGCTTGAAGGAAGAATATGTGTCCCAGAAATAGCCCCCGGGTTAGGTAACTATTTTGAGGATTTGAGATTTCAATCAATGAGAGGCCACCATGAAGACCAACAAAGTAGTGTCAGAACTCAATATTCTGGTACTGTCAGAAGCGAAACACATGTTTCTAGTACATCTTCAAATGATCGGTTTGAAGTACGATCAGTCGACACAAGATCATTTTGAAACTCGGTCTGGTCTTGATTGTGTATCAAAATGTTCAGTTTTGGTGAATGTAAACTAACGTATTGCCATTTTGCTGGAAATGCAACATTGTATATTGGTTATTTTCATTGTTTCTGTTTCAGTTTCGGAAGTTTTTCTTTAGTTCGTGTAAATGAACATCATTGTTCGGTAGCTTCTTTACTGTTCATATTAAAAGTAAATGAACATCCTGACCATTCATTGTCATGATTATTGATAAACAGGATAGAAGCAGCCTATTATTATGATCTTATTCTTATTATAGGTATTATATTATATGGTTGGTCTTAATTTGGATGTTATGGTTTACGCGATGAGTCACTTTTGTTAACGACCGTTAAAAAATTATGTTAATTCATGCATCGTCCGTTGCTATGAATGAGAAAATAGATGTCAAGAATGTAGCAGCCATATGTGCACATGAATGCATCGTTTTATATTATGGATGCACCAAATGCACCAATTCATAAAACGATATGGATGAGGGCATATTCATACAAAATGGTGGGTGTGGATCCATGTTTACATGATGCTTGTTTTTGTAGTATGTTAATATTAATTGATTGACtttaaacaacaacaaaaaaaaaaggcGTGAGAAATTATACGGTATAATTTATACCCTAATAATTCAGTCAAACTATAACTATTACTTCTGTGTCATTTTAAGATTCTCTTGCATccttatatttaattaaattaatgtTGCATCCTCACTTTTATATAAGTACATATGCAAGTCGAGCAAagcaataataatgaaaatatgaatatgaatacacAATAAGACTAGTGACTGTGATGTTGAGATATTTTGAGATTTTGACTTTTGAGATTTTGACTTATTTAGTGGTATGATTGTGGCGTGGCAATGTCACTTTTTTTAAATTGTGTTATGGGTATCATTTTCAGTCCACGTAAAAAATGACAACCAAAATCACCCCGTAAGTGGCGGTCTAATACATTAGTACAAAGTAATTCAAAAGGTGCTCACAACAGTAGAGTTATTTAAAGTCATAACGATGAGCACCATGGTGGTAAAGGTGTTTATGAAgaacattaattaattattaattaacagGAATAAACTAGTccggtccggcccgcgcgatgcggcggggtctTTCGGcccgcgtattcatatttaacgcagttttatttacagaagggaaaacggctcatgtgttatgcgtcgttgttggtgtcgtcgtctttagtgttttttaaaatctgttcGGTTCATACGTAGTTAGTTTCTTTTTGTTGATGAAATTATTTCGAGCCTGATGGTgttggcgaaaaaatttaactcgcggggagcaggaagatacggggtgtcgttgtgtttagcgttttttaaaaagtgtttgTTTCGAACGTAGCTAGTATCATTCTgtttataaaattatttcgagtctaacggtgctgtcgaaaaaaATTAACTCGCggtgagcaggaagatacgggcagTCGTTgtgttagcgttttttaaaaagtgttcatttcgaatgtagttagtttcattttgttcgtgaaaatatttcgagtttaacggagtgTTTAGTGAAATTTAACTCGAAGCGAagagaaagatacgggctgtcgaagaGTTCGGGTGAACTTTTTATTTTAAGTCCCCCGGGAGTACAGGTTATTTTTTGTAAGTGTGTAAAAGTTGGAGGGGGTGTTTTTGCCTTTTTTGGGGTTGGTTTTGGTTGAATGTCGTTTCATATGGTGGAGGTGGCCAAAACTACCACAAACCCCACCACAATTagtatatgtatattttcatagggggatgattctcacacactattttttgatcctcacataccaatttacttgaacttctccctaataatagggtaaaagggtgtgtgaggatcaaaaaacagtgtgtaagAATCATCCCCCATTTTCATACGGTGGAGGTGGCCAAAACTACCACAAACCaaatgtatataatataatataatataatataatataataaaacaaATATAGGTTAACTCGCACCCAAAATAAAAGGTGAACAACAAATCAACAATAAACAATGCATCCAAATTTTGCTATCAAAGAAACTAACTACGGAGTATATGCATATATAGTTTGCACATAGCTTAAAAGTTTAACAGGTTTCTTGTGTACTCTCCACCGTAGAAAAAAGAAAACCGAATCACAAAGCAAATAGAAAAAATAGCACATTAAAGCTCATAGCAACTTCATCGTAAGATTACAATTTAAAAGTCTTTAGTGAAACTGCTGGTATTGGACTCGTAAGTATGCTCTTGACATTGTATCCATGTTTTAACAAGCAAACAACAGTTAACCCATTCTAGCAAATGCAAATTGCACCAATTTCAAAAATTGTACGCACGTTCGACGATGATCTGTCTGTGAAGGCTAGGTATCTCTAAATATCCTTGGAATTACTTCATGAGCACTGATATCTAATGATACAGGTTCCCTGAAAAAGAGAGCATTTGTGTgaagaaaaaattaaataaataacttataTAATACATGGAGATGGAGATGAGAAAACTGAGTCTTTTATCCAACTTTATTGCCGGTTGTCTTGAATCATTTAACCGTTGCATAGGCAATCAAATGAAAAGAAAAAAGATAATATAATTGAGAGCAgactaaaaatttaatatttaatagggAGAATTCTATATATGATATTGTGATAATCCAAAATATCATATTTACATAATTCAATTCAAAAATATTATAAAATGTCACTCAAATGCTTGAATGGAACCCTTAACATGTAACTATGTAAGTGACCAAAATTAGGAATATAAGTATAACTAGAAGCTTAAAAAGGAAAGGAACCCTTGACAAGCAAGGTAAAATCATGTTATCGTAAGACATTTTAACTTGTAGGGGTAAGGTTTTCCTGTTCATGTTACCCAGAGAAAGGAAGTATTTTTACTCAAATGTACGGCCCTAACCGAGTTATCTAGTGACCGTTTCCAGCCCTTTTCCCTACCACCACAAGATATGTTGATAACTAGGTTTTAACATGAGACTTCTTGTGAGGATATCAGAACCACTAGAGGCGGCCGTCATGAAGTAGGGTTGTCATTAGATACTTGAAAATTTGCATTGGTTTATATGGAGGACTATCCCATCCATTAGATAATACTATGTGTACTTAAGTAACTTATATTTAAACTTTAAAAAGACATGAACATGATAAGTATATATCAAATCAATTTCATATAATCTTTTAATTAAAGATTCATTCAATATATATCACTTTAAATGTTTCATTATCGCTTACCTTTATAAGAAaaacaattatatttcaaagtattttATATTTCAAATTGTACTAACTAATATCTATGCAGAATGAAAGAGAAATAAAAAATATGAAATGGGTATGTGGGTAAAATCGTCAGGGATCAATCAACGTTGGCATATCATTAGACTTttaacttcattatttattctataGTTAGATTAAATTTTTTATTACATACGTAATTTGTAGGAATTTCCATAGGCAAATAAGAATATATCTAAATCTGTTTAACATCTGAAGGAGCTGATCAGATATGGATATAAACATGCGTACCAGTCCATTATAGTCTAAACTATGAGTCATATGTTAGTATTTGTGGGTATTAAATCCATTATACCCTACCATTATATACATAGTAATAGAATAGATTAGATATACTAAAACGTAACTATCACACGAACCTGCACAATACTTGGCCTTTCTCTGAAGAACTAGGGATGAACCATTCTTGTCTGACGAGACGCGATTCAAACTGCACAAAAAATCCATCACTTTGTCCATGCTTCCATTTCCTGGGTCCCGCTCCTTTCCACACCTGTAGATTATAATGTTATATTTCTCGCACACTAATTTTATAAAATGCCGAGTTACAAAGTTTAATCAATTAACAAAAATGAGAGAAACGACATATAATAGTTCTTTACCTGCGGGTATGATATGATACCCTTTGGTGCAATTAAGCATGCTCCTCGCGAGCAAGAGTCCACTGCATATTGCCTTAAAAACGAAACGCAATCACCGTGTGTGTGGGGTGATTCAAACGCCTGTTTAAAGTAAATAAATGTAAGCATTGGGAATGGATTTAGATTGGAATTAGAGGTTGCAATTTCAAACCATTTGAGTATGAAGGCGCCACTTTAGGTTATGCATTATTATAAACATGTCAACCAGAAAAGGCGGAACAATTGCTTAAATGGTAACAGGTGTGTATTTCtaatacaaaaaataaaaataaaaaaactcctAAAGAGATATAACAGTAAAGCTAGTTTATCTATGAAATAGTATAATGTGTGTAATCATATTTGACACGCTAATTATCTTATACATAGAAAATACTGCAAGACTTTTAAGCATAATGTATTTTCAGTCAACTGAACTCGACCCATTATATTTAGCCCCATACATACCCCTTTTAGACCATCTACAAGAAACTACTCGTTTCGACATGAGCTCATTTTGACCAGTAACCCTGCCCAAACGACTGACCCATTGTTCCACACCAAGTAGACTGAATTGGTTAAAATTTCTTTAAAGAAAGGGCGAGATAGACTCTTTGAGAAATTATGAGGGAAATTTTACCATTAAAATAGATAGCGGTAGGGATTTTATACCTTGTCAATGTTGACAACGGGTGCATATTTTTCAGTATTGGTTTTTTCCTTATCGAGCAGGAAATGAACTCTAGCATCCACATTCGATGTTTGATGCCATGATTTAACAGCATTCTCCATTGTCTCAACAACAAAAGAGAATGTATCTTTCCAATATTCCTCATCTACATACTTTTGTGCCTGAATCAAATAACAGTTTATAAAGCTATTTATCATAATTCTTGAAAATTATTATTCCCCTTCAAATTTATCAGTAACAATCTTGAATTCTTTACACAACTAACACGAAAcaaataaattaaaataagaacTGTAACCTTGATTGttgaaaaccaaaaaaaaaaactgAGATGGATAACAAAATTCTCAATTCAGAAATATGATTATTGATTAATAAAGTGGCGATGACATTATTAGGAAAAGATTTATTTTCATACATATTCACAAAAGAAAGAATAAAATGATTTTACAAAAGGTGCATTGCCAACCATAATGAATAAGACAAGAATAATAAGAACAAGTTTTCACGTTATTAAcaaaaacaaaccataaactttgcTTACACTTTCATATATGTAAACTGAAAACAAGTCTTTATAGAATCAAAAGATTGTTGAGCATCATAAGAATTAAAAATTACCAATTCAGACTTGAAACCATCCAAGTGCTTTGCAAGATCAACGTTAGATCTCATATTGTCCACTTCTACCGACCGTTTTTTATCTTTTGACAATTGAGTAACCCTCTTGATCTTTCTTGACACCTCAGTACTTTGTGGATTGTGCTGAGAGGCTATTTTAAAAGCATCCAATGCctacattatatttatatatttatatatacacattaaaatCATCACATATTCACCTCAAACTGAAAACATCCACAATAACTAATACTAGAGGTAAACAATCAGATAACTATAACTGGTGGGTTTGGTAATTTTTAAGCGCTCGAATCGAGTTGAGACAAAGAACAGACACATTCTTAAATTTATATGTGTATTATGTGGTAATATGACTACGATAACCCAATTAACCTTTTCTCCTAATAAAGTGATATAAGAGGCTTTTAAGTGTACTTTGGATTGGATGACTTTCTTACCATATGCCCGTTCTTAGTTTACATAAAACATGTAAGCGAAATTGGCCCACTAATGTATATACGGGCCAACCAGTAGAATTCTAACCAAATGCATTGGTTTGCAGAGTATTACTTACATCATCATATCGCTCCAAGGCTTCTAATACACATCCTTTCCTGAAGTAACCCTGTGGATATAGAATTACACACTTCATTTTAGAAAGAAAAACACTTTTTTTATCACGTATCACGATATAAAAGTTAGTACCTTTTCCCAAGTGGGATTCAACGATATTGTTGTCTCGGCATCACTCAGTGCTTTTTGGAGTTTAACAAGATTTAGAAACGCCGCAGCGCGATTGCTGGAGCATACAAGAGTTACAATGCAGTTAGATACATTATAATTTCTCCACTTTTTCATATCTATTTACTAAAGAATTGCAAGTGTTTAGCGTCCCTAGAAGATTCAGATAACGTGTTCAAATGTAAAAAATTCTATCTTCatatattttaataatagtaaatgTAGAAAACCCTAAATCAAAGTATTTAGATTTACTAATAATCATTACACATGGAAATTAAATTCCAGGCACgatttaaaactcatggaaatttaattctaccattttcatggcgtccatTATTACTTTTAtgttgtatttttattttattttttcaaaaaaaacttttcccacttaaaggccggaggtcctctcggaagcaatctctttatccatcGAATAAAGAgaaggatgactttctctacttacttatgagagtgtttttcactctgggtggagaaacgacttgtctttattctcggataggggaaggattgtctacatctcacctccccatacaccactcatgtggtattgtgttttgttgttgttgttgttgttgtaataatcATTACACAAACATTAACACATTTTCTAGTACTTCCAGCAATCTATAAATTGATGGCAGTGAGCACAAAAGTTAACACCTTTATCATCCTATCATCCTATCTTTTAATATTGAAGACACACATAAACAATGAAACAAAATGAAGAAGCAAAAAACAGAAAATTGAAGTGTAAACATTGaaattaaataatattaattatcaaTATTGGTTAATGAAAAAAAGAAAAGGTAATACCTGTAAAGAGTAGGGTTTTCAGGATCTTTCTTGATGGCTTGAGTGTAAACAGCAGCTGCTTTTAAATAATTTCCAGCTTTGAAATATGCGTTTCCTTCTTCCTTCAACGATTCTGCCATTATCCACTTACAAATACTATGACTTTAATCTGTATCTTTTTTTATCCCAAATATTAGGGTTTTTGTGTTTCAGGGTCTGTTAGTGTTGGCTCACATCAACTACTCGGATTGTGTTGCTTTTTGTCGAGGgtgttttttaatttatttatttaaaacaaaAAATCAAAGAAAAAAATGGGCTGCATCGACCCAAAATAACCCGAACAGGCAAGAACAGAAAACAAGTACTACGGGCTTTTGTAGCTCATCCGATAATAGTGGGCTAGACGTCCGAAAGTCGACTCACTGGACTGCAATATTGCACTCAATATTATCTCTAACCTGAAGTATCCACCCTTGCATTGCGCTTAGTGCGAGGGCAatggggaggggggttttaccggccatgTCTTCAAATTGGTCCGGGTTTCCTTCAGAgcagtagttgggggcgggttatacaactacgggagatgaacgcgtggtaGTTAAGTCACcctgggtgatcccaaactgatgtccgAAAATAAGTACGGACTTTCaatattttattttgaaaacaTAGTCGAATTAAGGGTGTGTTTGGTGTTACTAGCTGGAGCTGAAGCTTATGGCTAGAGCTGGATCTTATGGATGGAGCTAGTAGCTGAAGCTTATTTTTGAAGTTGGTaactggagcttattttttaagctgaaagctggagcttattttttaataAGTGTTTGGTGAAAAGTAGCTAGAGTTTGAGCTTATTGTTGTAAACTGAATAAAATAGACAATAAAATATATGATATGATAGATAATTATATAAGGGTCAAAAGTGTAATTTTAAACatcataagctataaagcttaggaGCTTATTTTTAAAACCTACTTCAGCTAGCTTCTTTTTCCATAGCttattttttttcataagctagGAAACTTATGTCATCCAAACGATGCTACTGACTTAAGGTTATGAAAAATATAAGCTTCAGCTCCCATAAGCTCCAATAATCTGCACAGCCAAACACACCCTAAATTCAAGACAAAATTGCAGTGTTGGTCCTTGTAGTTtgttaaaaagtgcatgtattggcCTAATTATTTTTCCAACTTCATTGGTTCATGTTGTTTGAGATTTGAACCCTTGGTCCTTCATGCAAACGTCTATTATAGATTGAAGGTTTTGTACATCTCTCCCTTTCCCAATCATAAACCGCAATTGTTTTAATTAACTTATGTACTCATTTGAAAGCGATGTGTATGTGTTCGATTGTAGTCCAAAATATTATAGATTGGCCGTAAGTTG comes from Rutidosis leptorrhynchoides isolate AG116_Rl617_1_P2 chromosome 4, CSIRO_AGI_Rlap_v1, whole genome shotgun sequence and encodes:
- the LOC139843871 gene encoding uncharacterized protein; its protein translation is MAESLKEEGNAYFKAGNYLKAAAVYTQAIKKDPENPTLYSNRAAAFLNLVKLQKALSDAETTISLNPTWEKGYFRKGCVLEALERYDDALDAFKIASQHNPQSTEVSRKIKRVTQLSKDKKRSVEVDNMRSNVDLAKHLDGFKSELAQKYVDEEYWKDTFSFVVETMENAVKSWHQTSNVDARVHFLLDKEKTNTEKYAPVVNIDKAFESPHTHGDCVSFLRQYAVDSCSRGACLIAPKGIISYPQVWKGAGPRKWKHGQSDGFFVQFESRLVRQEWFIPSSSEKGQVLCREPVSLDISAHEVIPRIFRDT